TACATCAAATTTAATTGATAGTATGGGAACAGTTGATTTAGCAATGATGTTAGAAGATGAGTTTGATATCAAAATTGATACTAGAGATATTATAGAGAGTAATTTTGACAGTATTAGTAAATTAGTTAACTACATAAAAAGTAGAATTGGTGAATAATCGTCTAGTTTTAAATATTTCTGCTCTATTTTCTGCATTTTTTGTAGTTTTTATTATACTTTTTTTTACAAAAGATAGATTGTTTGAGTATTATTTTACTTATTTAGAATCTCTTAAAAAAACAGTTGAACTACAAAGTGATTTAGAAAGTGGAAAAATTGTATTGTTTGGTTCTTCAGAATTAGTATTTTATCCTAGTCAAAAATTTTTACCACAAAACTTTTTTAATAATGATTTAAAGATACCTTTAAGAGTTCAAGGAAATGAAGGTCATCAATCATTTGTAATATTATCTCAATTAGCAGCCTTTGATAATAAAAAAGTTAGAGAAAATGCAAAAGTGGTAGTTCTTTTATCTCCTAGTTGGTTTACAGGAAGTAGTGACAACGGTCTTACTATGGCAAAATTTTTAGAATATATGAATTTAGGTATGATGAATAAACTCTATTTTGAAGGTCAAACTCAAGATAAGTATAAATTTTTAATAAGTGAT
Above is a genomic segment from Aliarcobacter cryaerophilus containing:
- a CDS encoding acyl carrier protein: MDIANRIKPLVEEIAFKSVEIDEPLYTSNLIDSMGTVDLAMMLEDEFDIKIDTRDIIESNFDSISKLVNYIKSRIGE